A region of the Terriglobales bacterium genome:
CAGGACACTCTCGGGCCCTCCCGGGAGGAGCTGATGACCTCCGGGACCTTCGTGCCCCCGGTGGACATCTACGAGGACGAGCACTCCATCACCCTCAAGCTGGAAGTTCCCGGCATCGAGGAGAAGGACATCGACGTACAGTTGGAGAACAACACCCTCACGGTCAAGGGTGAGCGCAAGTTCGAGAAGGAGGAGAAGGAAGAGAACTTCCATCGCATCGAGCGGCGCTACGGCGCCTTCGCGCGCTCCTTCACCCTGCCTGACGCCGTGGACAGCGGCAACGTCGAGGCCAACTACGAGAACGGTATCCTGAAGATCCGGTTGGCCAAGCGCGCCGAGGCCAAGCCCAAGCAGATCAAGGTGACCGTGGGCAAGGCCGCGTAAGACCTGCCCCAGTCCGCAATCTCGGCGGGAGGCGGCTTGCACGGCCCCTCCCGCTTTCTTTTGCTTGAAACTTGAAACCGGAAACGTGAGACTTTCCTTATGAGCATCCGTTGGGACAAGATGACGGTGAAGGCCCAGGAGGCCATGCAGGCGGCCAACAACCTGGCCTCCGACCACGGCAACCCGGAATTGTTGCCGTTGCACCTGCTGGCCGCGCTGGTGGAGGACCGCGAGGGCATCGTCGCCCCGGTGCTGGCCAAGATCGGCGTCAGCGCCGACGCCGTCGCCGCCGAGCTGCGCCAGGAGATGGAGCACCTGCCCAAGGTCTCGGGCGGCTCCGGCGTGCTGCAGGCGCACCTCTCGCCCACCGTCACCCGCATCCTGGAGTCGGCCTTCAAGGAGGCCGACAAACTCAAGGACGAGTACGTCTCCACCGAGCACGTGCTGCTGGCGCTGGTGCAGGCCAAGGGCGACGCGGCCCAGGCCATCCTGACGCGCCACGGTGCCAGCTATGAGAGCGTGCTCAAGGCGCTGACCGCCATCCGCGGCTCGCAGCGCGTCACCGATCCCAATCCCGAGGCCAAGTACCAGGCGCTGGAGCGCTACGCCCGCGACCTCACCGACCTGGCCCGCCGCGGCAAGCTGGATCCCGTGATCGGCCGCGACGACGAGATCCGCCGCGTGGTGCAGGTGCTCTCGCGCCGCACCAAGAACAATCCCGTGCTCATCGGCGAGCCCGGGGTGGGCAAGACCGCCATCGTGGAGGGACTGGCGCAGCGCATCGTCTCCGGCGACGTTCCCGAGATCCTGAAGAGCAAGCGCCTGATCTCGCTCGATCTGGGCGCCATGGTGGCCGGCTCCAAGTATCGCGGCGAGTTCGAAGACCGCCTCAAGGCCGTGCTCAAGGAGATCGAGGACTCGCAGGGGCAGATCATCCTCTTCATCGACGAATTGCACACGCTGGTGGGGGCGGGCGCCGCCGAGGGCGCCATCGACGCCTCCAACATGCTCAAGCCGGCGCTGGCCCGCGGCGAATTGCGCGCCATCGGCGCCACCACCCTCAACGAGTACCGCAAGTACATCGAGAAGGACGCGGCCCTGGAGCGCCGCTTCCAGATCGTCTTCGTGGGCGAGCCCAACGTGGAGGACACCATCGCCATCCTGCGCGGGCTGAAGGAGCGCTACGAGGTGCACCACGGGGTGCGCATCAAGGACTCCGCCATCGTGGCCGCCGCCACCCTCTCCCACCGCTACATCTCCGACCGCTTCCTGCCCGACAAGGCCATCGACCTCATCGACGAGGCCGCCGCCTCGCTGCGCATCCAGATCGATTCCCTGCCCACCGAGATCGACCAGTTGGAGCGCCGCGCCACCCAGCT
Encoded here:
- a CDS encoding Hsp20/alpha crystallin family protein, which gives rise to MTMLTRWYPFRDLVSFQERMNRLFQDTLGPSREELMTSGTFVPPVDIYEDEHSITLKLEVPGIEEKDIDVQLENNTLTVKGERKFEKEEKEENFHRIERRYGAFARSFTLPDAVDSGNVEANYENGILKIRLAKRAEAKPKQIKVTVGKAA